From the Lathyrus oleraceus cultivar Zhongwan6 chromosome 4, CAAS_Psat_ZW6_1.0, whole genome shotgun sequence genome, one window contains:
- the LOC127136757 gene encoding putative glycine-rich cell wall structural protein 1, producing MGVMVSRVVVGVVLVVVVMILSPCLVNGRSGFHEKTRDGNGINSTDGVSREEQSIVEDFGGSKKDYSSENVVVERKFSVNNGGKGGGAGGGGGGGGGGGGGNGRGGNRGSRKGRGGGGGGGGGGGGGGGNGQGHGWGGGSGGGGGGGGGGGNGNDHGHGRGKGSGGGGGGGGGGGGGGGGGGGGGGGGGGGGGGGGSGEGWGWGGGSG from the coding sequence ATGGGGGTTATGGTGAGCAGAGTTGTAGTTGGGGTGGTTCTGGTTGTTGTGGTGATGATTTTAAGTCCTTGTTTGGTTAATGGGAGAAGCGGTTTTCATGAGAAGACAAGGGATGGCAATGGCATCAACTCTACCGATGGTGTTTCTCGTGAAGAGCAAAGTATTGTGGAAGATTTTGGCGGGAGTAAGAAAGACTATTCATCTGAAAATGTAGTAGTTGAAAGGAAATTTAGTGTGAACAATGGCGGAAAAGGAGGGGGTGCTGGCGGTGGAGGAGgaggtggtggtggtggtggagGGGGAAATGGGAGAGGTGGAAATAGAGGAAGCAGAAAGGGGAGAGGTGGAGGTGgtggaggaggaggaggaggTGGTGGGGGTGGAGGAAATGGACAAGGTCATGGATGGGGAGGGGGAAGTGGTGGAGgaggtggtggtggtggtggagGAGGAAATGGTAATGATCATGGTCATGGAAGAGGTAAAGGAAGTGGAGGAGGAGGTGGAGGTGGAGGTGGAGGTGGTGGTGGTGGAGGAGGAGGTGGGGGTGGAGGAGGAGGAGGgggtggtggtggtggtggtggagGAAGTGGTGAAGGTTGGGGTTGGGGTGGAGGTAGTGGATGA